From one Catenuloplanes nepalensis genomic stretch:
- a CDS encoding DUF6924 domain-containing protein, with product MTLPITPDAQGLLIRTDFTDDAAWDTFRKTLQRHLDDYRAAMTFLDDRAHEGLTPGGLVRLAEGDEDLAIAFLVDGDALRDPEYPVVAVDLSDEPGRAFRVIADEVFSVQTNLDLATTDFAGFARMAGRGGVYRGGA from the coding sequence ATGACCCTCCCGATCACCCCGGACGCGCAAGGCCTGCTCATCCGCACCGACTTCACGGACGACGCGGCCTGGGACACGTTCCGCAAGACGCTGCAGCGTCACCTGGACGACTATCGCGCGGCGATGACGTTCCTCGACGACCGCGCCCACGAGGGCCTCACGCCCGGCGGCCTGGTCCGGCTCGCCGAGGGCGACGAGGACCTGGCGATCGCGTTCCTGGTCGACGGCGACGCGCTGCGCGACCCGGAGTACCCGGTGGTCGCGGTCGACCTGTCCGACGAGCCCGGGCGCGCGTTCCGGGTGATCGCGGACGAGGTCTTCAGCGTGCAGACGAACCTCGACCTGGCCACCACGGACTTCGCCGGCTTCGCCCGGATGGCCGGCCGCGGCGGCGTCTACCGCGGCGGCGCCTGA
- a CDS encoding NUDIX hydrolase produces the protein MRIIDKVAWLRIEDGRILSTRSHGKDVLYFPGGKREPGESDLDTLTREIAEELTVAVDPATAAPAGVFEARAHGHAEDVLVRMTCYTADYTGELTPAAEIAEVVWLTYADRDRTSPVDQIILDHLREEGSLS, from the coding sequence ATGCGCATCATCGACAAGGTCGCCTGGCTGCGGATCGAGGACGGCCGTATCCTCTCCACCCGCTCGCACGGCAAGGACGTCCTCTACTTCCCCGGCGGCAAACGGGAGCCGGGCGAGTCCGATCTGGACACGCTGACCCGGGAGATCGCGGAGGAGCTGACCGTGGCCGTCGATCCGGCGACCGCGGCCCCGGCCGGCGTGTTCGAGGCGCGGGCGCACGGTCACGCGGAGGACGTGCTGGTCCGGATGACCTGCTACACAGCGGACTACACCGGTGAGCTGACACCGGCCGCGGAGATCGCCGAGGTGGTCTGGCTGACCTACGCGGACCGCGACCGCACGTCCCCGGTCGACCAGATCATCTTGGACCATCTTCGGGAAGAGGGGTCGCTGAGCTGA